In a genomic window of Gloeocapsopsis dulcis:
- a CDS encoding carbohydrate ABC transporter permease, with amino-acid sequence MAPTFVIMGVFLILPITLAMVFAFYRIQPLGDVSYTFRGWRNFLRAFSDERVRIALKNTAEYVAIVVPTQTLLALSLALILNTQIKGKNFFRIIFFLPTVTSSAVLTLIFMWICNSNGLLNRFLAFVGLPTYNWLGDPSVALKAIMLMNIWATAPLFMVIYLAAMQDIPETLYEAATLDGASTWDKLIYITLPFLQPVTFFIIVMGIVGTFQLFDQSYIFSRGSGGPNNSTLTVVLLIYQYAFRILDMGYAAALALMLALIIMVVTLVQRFWIKEEKFN; translated from the coding sequence ATGGCTCCTACATTTGTGATTATGGGAGTTTTCTTGATTTTACCCATTACTTTGGCAATGGTTTTTGCATTTTACAGAATTCAACCATTAGGAGATGTAAGTTATACCTTTAGAGGTTGGCGCAACTTTTTACGAGCATTTAGTGATGAGCGTGTCAGAATTGCTTTAAAAAATACAGCAGAATACGTAGCGATCGTTGTTCCTACACAGACTCTACTTGCTTTGAGTTTAGCGTTAATTCTAAATACACAGATTAAAGGAAAAAACTTTTTTAGAATTATATTTTTCCTCCCAACAGTAACTTCGTCAGCTGTTTTAACACTAATTTTTATGTGGATTTGTAATTCAAATGGATTACTTAACCGCTTTCTTGCTTTTGTAGGCTTACCTACATACAACTGGCTTGGCGATCCTAGTGTTGCGCTTAAAGCAATTATGTTGATGAATATTTGGGCTACTGCTCCCCTGTTTATGGTGATTTACTTAGCAGCAATGCAAGATATTCCAGAAACACTTTATGAAGCAGCAACTTTAGATGGAGCAAGTACATGGGACAAGCTGATTTATATTACTTTACCTTTTTTACAACCTGTGACTTTTTTTATTATTGTGATGGGAATTGTAGGGACTTTTCAGCTATTTGATCAATCTTATATTTTTTCGCGCGGTTCGGGTGGTCCAAATAATTCAACACTGACGGTTGTTTTACTTATTTATCAGTATGCTTTTAGAATCCTTGATATGGGCTATGCAGCAGCTCTTGCACTGATGTTAGCCTTAATTATTATGGTAGTTACTTTAGTTCAACGCTTTTGGATTAAAGAAGAAAAGTTTAATTAA
- a CDS encoding carbohydrate ABC transporter permease gives MTAKSFWAAPILYTILILYAILTFLPFAWALSASFKPLAEIVSGVDGLIPQQFTTENYQQIFVQEPLFFRWLFNSVFVAVCVTLGNLVFNSMAGYALARIQFPGKQLWFFIILAVLMVPGQVTLIPTFLILKNLGWLNSYQGLIVPSIVNATFIFMMRQFFINFPKELEEAAALDGLGYLETFFQVVLPLAKPALAAQAIFIFMGAWNNFLTPLLILSDPEMFTLPLGLNTFKGQYISYWNYIMAASMIFTLPALLIYAFFNRYFIQGVTFTGGKG, from the coding sequence ATGACTGCAAAATCGTTTTGGGCTGCACCTATTTTATATACAATTTTAATTTTGTATGCCATTTTAACATTTCTACCTTTTGCTTGGGCGTTATCTGCTTCATTCAAGCCATTAGCGGAGATTGTGTCGGGAGTAGATGGTTTAATCCCACAGCAATTTACAACAGAAAATTACCAGCAAATCTTTGTTCAAGAGCCTTTATTTTTCAGGTGGTTGTTTAATAGCGTATTTGTTGCTGTATGTGTAACATTAGGAAATTTAGTATTTAACTCTATGGCAGGATATGCCTTAGCCAGAATTCAGTTTCCTGGAAAACAATTATGGTTTTTCATAATACTAGCTGTTTTGATGGTTCCTGGGCAAGTCACTTTAATTCCTACTTTTTTAATCTTGAAAAATTTAGGGTGGCTAAATTCATATCAAGGGTTGATTGTTCCTAGCATTGTTAATGCAACATTTATTTTTATGATGCGGCAGTTTTTTATCAATTTTCCTAAAGAATTAGAAGAAGCAGCAGCGTTAGATGGATTGGGATATTTAGAAACTTTCTTTCAAGTTGTATTGCCCTTAGCAAAACCAGCTTTAGCTGCACAAGCAATTTTTATCTTTATGGGTGCATGGAATAACTTTTTAACTCCATTACTGATTTTGTCTGATCCAGAAATGTTTACTTTACCCCTAGGCTTAAATACATTTAAAGGACAATATATTAGTTATTGGAACTATATTATGGCAGCATCAATGATTTTTACTTTGCCAGCTTTGTTAATCTATGCCTTTTTTAATCGGTACTTTATTCAAGGAGTAACTTTTACAGGAGGTAAGGGGTAA
- a CDS encoding YebC/PmpR family DNA-binding transcriptional regulator has protein sequence MAGHSKWANIKRQKARVDAVKGKTFTQLSLAIIVAARNGVADPAGNFQLRTAIEKAKAAGIPNENIERAIAKGAGTYADDNTQLEEIRYEGYGSGGVAILIEALTDNRNRTAADLRGAFSKNGGNLGETGCVSWMFTQKGVVTISGVVDEEKLLEAALEGGADSYEVTQDEIAEVFTDVGNLENLSQHLKNEGLIVDEVELRWLPNNTVEVSDAEQARSLLKLIDTLESLDDVQNVTANFEMVDELMALSI, from the coding sequence ATGGCAGGACATAGTAAATGGGCAAATATTAAGCGACAGAAGGCGCGTGTAGATGCAGTTAAAGGAAAAACTTTTACGCAATTATCGCTTGCAATTATTGTAGCTGCAAGAAATGGCGTAGCCGATCCCGCAGGTAATTTTCAGCTACGGACAGCAATTGAAAAAGCAAAAGCTGCTGGAATACCGAATGAAAATATCGAACGGGCGATCGCAAAAGGGGCAGGTACCTACGCAGACGATAATACCCAACTCGAAGAAATTCGCTATGAAGGTTATGGTTCTGGTGGTGTGGCGATCCTGATTGAAGCATTGACTGATAACCGCAATCGTACCGCTGCTGACTTGAGAGGCGCGTTTAGTAAAAACGGTGGTAATCTTGGTGAAACGGGTTGTGTTAGTTGGATGTTTACTCAAAAAGGGGTAGTTACAATCTCTGGTGTGGTTGATGAAGAGAAACTGTTAGAAGCAGCCTTAGAAGGTGGTGCTGACTCGTATGAAGTAACGCAGGATGAAATAGCTGAGGTGTTTACAGATGTAGGTAATTTGGAAAACCTCAGTCAACATCTGAAGAACGAAGGTTTGATTGTAGATGAGGTAGAGTTGCGTTGGCTTCCTAATAATACTGTAGAAGTCAGTGATGCGGAACAAGCGCGATCGCTATTGAAATTAATCGATACTCTCGAATCGCTTGATGATGTGCAAAACGTCACGGCTAACTTTGAGATGGTAGATGAGTTGATGGCGTTAAGCATTTAA